The stretch of DNA TTTTTGGGATCTTTATGAAGCTATGGGTGGAAAAAACTCTATGCCAAGTTGGGTCTTTGCCAAACCACCGCTTGCAGCTAAAGATTTTACTCATTTTAATCACAAAGGAGCAAAAATAATTTCTCAAATGTTTTTTAATGCACTAATTACAGATTATAAAGAATTTGCAAATCAATGAAAATAATATTCTTGAATATATTAAAAACAAAAAAATTAGCTGTTGTAAAAATGAAATATCTTTATTTATTTATTATTTTTGTTTTTAGTTATTTAGTAATTAATGCTCAGGATTATCCTCTTGAAATTGACCATTATAATTATATTCATTATGATAAAAACAAAATAGAATTTAAAGGCAAGTCGTATGAAAATTACTTAAATCTTTATAAAACACTTAACAGTCTTGCATTGCAAGGGAAAGGAAAAATTAATATTGTTCATATTGGAGATTCACATTTACAGGCTGATTATTTTTCAGGAGAGCTAAGAAAGAGATTACAGACATTTATTAAAGGAGGTCTTGGTTCAAGGGGTTTCCTTTTTCCTTACAGTGTTGCCAAAACAAATAATCCTACAAATTATAAAGTAAAATATACAGGTAACTGGGAAAGATGCCGAAATGTAAGTAAAGACAATCCGTTTGATTTAGGTTTAGCAGGAATAAATGTTTATACTTATGATAGCATTGCCTCAATGAGTTTTGAACTAAATACAAAAGATTATCCTCAATACGATTTTAACAATATTAAACTTTTTTATAATACAGAGCATTGCCCTTACACTATTGAAATAGAAAACGATGGAGGTAACAAATATGTTTATACAAATTACGATGCAGGATATTCCGAATTTCATTTTAGCAAATATTTCGATTCTGTAACTATTAAATTTATAAAACTTGATTCAATAAATGAACCTTTTATTTTTTACGGTATTTCATTTGAAAATGATAATCAGGGAATAACATACAGCACAATAGGAGTGAATGGTGCAGAGGTTGAGTCCTATTTGAAATGTAAGCTATTTCGTTCTCAACTAAATACCCTGAATCCTGATTGGATAATTATTTCTCTGGGTACAAATGATGCTTATTACAGTAAATTTGATTCAAAAGTTTTTGAAAATAATTACAATAATTTGCTTGACTGGATTGATGAAGTAGCACCGGGTATTCCAATACTAATTACAACACCGGGTGATAGTTACCGAAGAAGAAGATACCTGAATTACAACATGGAAAAGGCAGGAAAGGTACTTATGGATGTTGCAGAAAAACGTGATGTTGCTGTATGGGATTTTTATAACATTATGGGAGGTTTAAATGCTATTAGTTTATGGTATCATAGCGGACTTACTGCTCGTGATAAATTGCATTTCAATAAATATGGCTACTTATTACAAGGAGATCTTTTGTTCAATGCTTTTGTGAAATCTTATGATAATTTTATAAAAAATAACAAAATTAATTAAATGGAAATACTGAAAGATATATTTCTTTATAATCAGGATTCTCCTTTACTTTTTACTCAGCTTCTTTTCTGGGTTTTTTTTGCTGTTGTTCTT from Bacteroidota bacterium encodes:
- a CDS encoding GDSL-type esterase/lipase family protein, with the protein product MKIIFLNILKTKKLAVVKMKYLYLFIIFVFSYLVINAQDYPLEIDHYNYIHYDKNKIEFKGKSYENYLNLYKTLNSLALQGKGKINIVHIGDSHLQADYFSGELRKRLQTFIKGGLGSRGFLFPYSVAKTNNPTNYKVKYTGNWERCRNVSKDNPFDLGLAGINVYTYDSIASMSFELNTKDYPQYDFNNIKLFYNTEHCPYTIEIENDGGNKYVYTNYDAGYSEFHFSKYFDSVTIKFIKLDSINEPFIFYGISFENDNQGITYSTIGVNGAEVESYLKCKLFRSQLNTLNPDWIIISLGTNDAYYSKFDSKVFENNYNNLLDWIDEVAPGIPILITTPGDSYRRRRYLNYNMEKAGKVLMDVAEKRDVAVWDFYNIMGGLNAISLWYHSGLTARDKLHFNKYGYLLQGDLLFNAFVKSYDNFIKNNKIN